The genomic window CGCTCTCGCGGCTGGGCGCGGACAAGATCGACTCGGGCGAGATGCCGGTGATTTTCAGCCCGGAGGTCGCGGCGCGCTTTGCCCACGACGTGGTCGGCGCGCTGGACGGCGACGAAGTATTCAAGGGATCGAGCTTCTTGGGCGACAAGCTGGGGCAGCAGGTCGCTGCTCCGCTGTTCACGCTGGTCGACGATCCGACCCTGGCGCGCCGCACCGGCTCGGAGCAGTTCGACGGCGAGGGCGTGGCCACGCGGCGCAACGTACTTTTCGAATCCGGCGTGCTCAAAATGTTCCTCTACGATTGCTACACCGCGCGCAAGGCCGGCACCGCGACCACGGCCAATGCGCGACGCGGCTACTCCAGTCTGCCCGGCGTGTCCGCGCACCAGCTGGTGTTGCAGCCCGGAACCACGCCCAACGCCGAAATCTTCAGCAACG from Candidatus Alcyoniella australis includes these protein-coding regions:
- a CDS encoding metallopeptidase TldD-related protein, which produces LSRLGADKIDSGEMPVIFSPEVAARFAHDVVGALDGDEVFKGSSFLGDKLGQQVAAPLFTLVDDPTLARRTGSEQFDGEGVATRRNVLFESGVLKMFLYDCYTARKAGTATTANARRGYSSLPGVSAHQLVLQPGTTPNAEIFSNVERGLYVTRLMGGRASTINGDYSRGARGALIENGKLTQPVQEVTMAGNMLQMLADIEALGDQAIWYGSSAAPPLRFKLLAVSGR